One Neovison vison isolate M4711 chromosome 2, ASM_NN_V1, whole genome shotgun sequence genomic window carries:
- the ADGRB2 gene encoding adhesion G protein-coupled receptor B2 isoform X6: protein MRYGEEPEEEPKVKTQWPRSADEPGLYMAQTVHGVWEEWGSWSLCSRSCGRGSRSRMRTCVPPQHGGKACEGPELQTKLCSMAACPVEGQWLEWGPWGPCSTSCANGTQQRSRKCSVAGPAWATCTGALTDTRECSNLECPAADSKWGPWNAWSLCSKTCDTGWQRRFRMCQASGAQGYPCEGTGEEVKPCSEKRCPAFHEMCRDEYVMLMTWKKAAAGEIIYNKCPPNASGSASRRCLLSAQGVAYWGLPSFARCISHEYRYLYLSLREHLAKGQRMLAGEGMSQVVRSLQELLARRTYYSGDLLFSVDILRNVTDTFKRATYVPSADDVQRFFQVVSFMVDAENKEKWDDAQQVSPGSVHLLRVVEDFIHLVGDALKAFQSSLIVTDNLVISIQREPVSAVSSDITFPMRGRRGMKDWVRHSEDRLFLPKEVLSLSSPGKPAASGPAGSPGRGRGPETMPPGPGHSHQRLLPADPEESSSYFVIGAVLYRTLGLILPPPRPPLAVTSRVMTVTVRPPTQPPAEPLITVELSYIINGTTDPHCASWDYSRADASSGDWDTESCQTLETQAAHTRCQCQHLSTFAVLAQPPKDLTLELAGSPSVPLVIGCAVSCMALLTLLAIYAAFWRFIKSERSIILLNFCLSILASNILILVGQSRVLSKGVCTMTAAFLHFFFLSSFCWVLTEAWQSYLAVIGRMRTRLVRKRFLCLGWGLPALVVAVSVGFTRTKGYGTSSYCWLSLEGGLLYAFVGPAAVIVLVNMLIGIIVFNKLMARDGISDKSKKQRAGSERCPWASLLLPCSACGAVPSPLLSSASARNAMASLWSSCVVLPLLALTWMSAVLAMTDRRSVLFQALFAVFNSAQGFVITAVHCFLRREVQDVVKCQMGVCRADESEDSPDSCKNGQLQILSDFEKDVDLACQTVLFKEVNTCNPSTITGTLSRLSLDEDEEPKSCLVGPEGGLSFSPLPGNILVPMAASPGLGEPPPPQEANPVYMCGEGGLRQLDLTWLRPEPGSEGDYMVLPRRTLSLQPGSGGGAGEEPPRARPEGTPRRAAKTLPHPEGYPSFLSVDHSGLGLGPAYGSLQNPYGMTFQPPPPTPSARQIPEPGERSRTMPRTVPGSTMKLGSLERKKLRYSDLDFEVMHTRKRHSELYHELNQKFHTFDRYRSQSTAKEKPSPGEHPGLSQQRRHQSWSTFKSMTLGSLPPKPRERLGLHRAAAWEPAEPPDGDFQTEV from the exons ATGAGATATG GTGAGGAGCCGGAAGAGGAACCCAAGGTGAAAACCCAGTGGCCAAGGTCTGCAGATGAGCCTGGGCTATACATGGCACAGACAG TGCACGGCGTGTGGGAGgagtggggctcctggagcctgTGCTCCCGCAGCTGCGGGCGGGGGTCCCGGAGCCGGATGCGGACCTGCGTGCCCCCCCAGCACGGCGGCAAGGCCTGCGAGGGTCCCGAGCTGCAGACTAAGCTCTGCAGTATGGCTGCCTGCCCGG TGGAAGGCCAGTGGCTAGAATGGGGTCCCTGGGGCCCATGCTCCACCTCCTGTGCCAATGGGACCCAGCAGCGCAGCCGGAAGTGCAGTGTGGCAGGCCCAGCCTGGGCCACGTGTACAGGGGCACTCACAGACACCCGCGAGTGCAGCAACCTCGAATGCCCTG CCGCGGATAGCAAGTGGGGGCCGTGGAACGCATGGAGCCTGTGCTCCAAGACGTGCGACACGGGCTGGCAGCGCCGCTTTCGCATGTGCCAGGCCTCAGGTGCACAGGGCTACCCCTGTGAGGGCACTGGAGAGGAGGTGAAGCCTTGCAGCGAGAAGAGGTGTCCAG CCTTCCACGAGATGTGCAGGGACGAGTATGTGATGCTGATGACATGGAAGAAGGCAGCTGCTGGCGAGATCATTTACAACAAGTGCCCCCCTAACGCCTCAG GGTCTGCCAGCCGCCGCTGTCTCCTCAGTGCCCAAGGCGTGGCATACTGGGGTCTGCCCAGCTTCGCCCGCTGCATCTCCCACGAATACCGCTACCTGTACCTGTCT CTTCGGGAGCATCTGGCCAAGGGGCAGCGCATGCTGGCGGGCGAGGGCATGTCACAGGTGGTGCGCAGCCTGCAGGAGCTGCTGGCCCGGCGCACTTACTACAGCGGGGACCTGCTCTTCTCCGTGGACATTCTCCGGAACGTCACGGACACTTTCAAGAGGGCCACCTATGTGCCCTCGGCAGACGACGTGCAG CGCTTCTTCCAGGTGGTGAGCTTCATGGTGGACGCAGAGAACAAGGAGAAGTGGGATGACGCTCAGCAG GTATCCCCTGGCTCTGTGCACCTGCTGCGTGTCGTGGAGGACTTCATTCACCTGGTGGGCGATGCCCTCAAGGCCTTCCAGAGCTCTCTGATTGTCACAGACAACCTGG TGATCAGCATTCAGCGTGAACCGGTCTCGGCCGTGTCCAGTGACATCACATTCCCCATGCGCGGCCGCAGGGGCATGAAGGACTGGGTGCGGCACTCGGAGGACCGCCTTTTCCTACCCAAGGAGGTGCTCAGCCTCTCCTCCCcggggaagccagctgcctcTGGCCCAGCGGGCAgccctggcagggggaggggcccagAAACCATGCCCCCTGGCCCCGGCCACTCCCACCAGCGCCTCCTGCCGGCAGACCCCGAGGAGTCGTCCTCCTACTTTGTGATCGGTGCTGTGCTCTACCGCACGCTCGGCCTCATCCTGCCTCCCCCCAG acccccACTGGCCGTCACATCCAGGGTGATGACAGTGACCGTGCGGCCACCCACCCAGCCACCAGCTGAGCCCCTAATCACAGTGGAGCTCTCCTACATCATCAAC GGCACCACGGATCCCCACTGTGCCAGCTGGGACTACTCCAGAGC AGATGCCAGCTCAGGGGACTGGGACACCGAGAGCTGCCAGACGCTGGAGACACAAGCAGCCCACACTCGCTGCCAGTGCCAGCACCTGTCCACCTTTGCTGTGTTGGCCCAGCCGCCCAAGGACCtg ACCCTGGAGCTGGCAGGCTCCCCTTCAGTCCCCCTCGTGATCGGCTGTGCCGTGTCCTGCATGGCGCTGCTCACCCTCCTTGCCATCTACGCCGCCTTCTGGAG GTTCATAAAATCCGAGCGCTCCATCATCTTGCTGAACTTTTGCCTGTCCATCCTGGCTTCCAACATCCTGATCCTCGTAGGCCAGTCCCGGGTGCTGAGCAAG GGTGTCTGCACCATGACTGCCGCCTTCTTgcacttcttcttcctctcctccttctgctgGGTGCTCACGGAGGCCTGGCAGTCCTACCTGGCTGTCATTGGACGGATGCGTACCCGCCTCGTTCGCAAGCGCTTCCTCTGCCTGGGCTGGG GTCTGCCGGCcctggtggtggctgtgtctgtcgGCTTTACCCGCACCAAAGGATACGGTACATCCAGCTA CTGCTGGCTCTCCCTGGAGGGCGGCCTGCTCTATGCCTTTGTGGGCCCTGCAGCTGTCATTGTCCTG GTGAATATGCTCATTGGGATCATCGTCTTCAACAAACTCATGGCACGTGATGGCATCTCCGACAAGTCCAAGAAGCAGAGGGCCGG GTCGGAGCGGTGCCCCTGGGccagcctgctcctcccctgctcagcgTGTGGAGCGGTCCCCAGCCCCCTGCTCAGCTCAGCCTCGGCCAGGAACGCCAT GGCCTCGCTCTGGAGCTCCTGCGTGGTGCTGCCGCTGCTGGCGCTCACCTGGATGTCGGCCGTCCTGGCCATGACAGACCGGCGCTCCGTCCTCTTCCAGGCTCTCTTCGCGGTCTTCAACTCCGCGCAGGGTTTCGTCATCACTGCGGTGCACTGCTTCCTGCGCCGGGAG GTCCAGGACGTGGTGAAATGCCAGATGGGCGTGTGCCGGGCGGATGAAAGTGAAGACTCCCCGGACTCCTGTAAGAACGGGCAGCTGCAGATCCTG TCAGACTTTGAAAAGGATGTGGATCTGGCCTGTCAGACAG TTCTGTTCAAGGAGGTCAACACTTGCAACCCATCTACCATCACGGGCACACTCTCCCGCCTGTCCTTGGACGAGGATGAGGAGCCCAAGTCCTGCCTCGTGGGTCCTGAGGGCGGCCTCAGCTTCTCACCGCTGCCCGGGAATATCCTGGTGCCCATGGCGGCCtcgccagggctgggggagcccccGCCCCCGCAGGAGGCCAACCCTGTGTACATGTGTGGTGAAGGTGGCCTGCGGCAGCTGGACCTCACATGGCTGCGGCCCGAGCCGGGCTCCGAGGGGGACTACATGGTGCTGCCCCGGCGGACTCTGAGCCTGCAGCCCGGCAGCGGGGGCGGAGCTGGCGAAGAACCCCCAAGGGCCCGGCCCGAGGGCACCCCTCGGCGCGCTGCCAAGACGCTGCCCCACCCTGAAGGCTACCCCAGCTTCCTGTCTGTGGACCActcaggcctggggctgggcccTGCCTATGGGTCCCTACAGAACCCCTACGGGATGACCTTCCAGCCACCCCCACCGACGCCCAGTGCCCGCCAAATACCTGAGCCAGGGGAGCGCAGCCGGACCATGCCCCGTACTGTGCCAGGCTCCACCATGAAGCTGGGCTCCTTGGAG CGAAAGAAGTTACGATATTCAGACCTGGACTTTGAG GTGATGCACACCCGGAAGCGGCACTCGGAACTCTACCACGAGCTCAACCAGAAATTCCACACTTTCGACCGTTACCGCAGCCAGTCCACAGCCAAG GAGaagcccagccctggggagcatccCGGCTTGTCCCAACAGCGGAGACACCAGAGCTGGAGCACCTTCAAGTCGATGACGTTGGGCTCGCTTCCCCCCAAGCCCCGAGAACGGCTGGGCCTGCACCGAGCAGCTGCCTGGGAGCCCGCAGAGCCACCTGATGGTGACTTCCAGACAGAGGTGTGA
- the ADGRB2 gene encoding adhesion G protein-coupled receptor B2 isoform X1, protein MTPACPLLLSVILSLHLAAAFDPAPSACSALASGVLYGAFSLQDLFPTIASGCSWTLENPDPTKYSLYLRFNRQEQVCAHFAPRLLPLDHYLVNFTCLRPSPEEAAAGAGAEAEAEAEAGRPEEEEEAAAGLELCGGSGPFTFLHFDKNFVQLCLSAEPSEAPRLLAPAALAFRFVEVLLINNNNSSQFTCGVLCRWSEECGRAAGRACGFAQPGCSCPGEAGAAAATTTTPPGPPAAHTLSNALVPGGPAPPAEADLHSGSSNDLFTTEMRYGEEPEEEPKVKTQWPRSADEPGLYMAQTVHGVWEEWGSWSLCSRSCGRGSRSRMRTCVPPQHGGKACEGPELQTKLCSMAACPVEGQWLEWGPWGPCSTSCANGTQQRSRKCSVAGPAWATCTGALTDTRECSNLECPAADSKWGPWNAWSLCSKTCDTGWQRRFRMCQASGAQGYPCEGTGEEVKPCSEKRCPAFHEMCRDEYVMLMTWKKAAAGEIIYNKCPPNASGSASRRCLLSAQGVAYWGLPSFARCISHEYRYLYLSLREHLAKGQRMLAGEGMSQVVRSLQELLARRTYYSGDLLFSVDILRNVTDTFKRATYVPSADDVQRFFQVVSFMVDAENKEKWDDAQQVSPGSVHLLRVVEDFIHLVGDALKAFQSSLIVTDNLVISIQREPVSAVSSDITFPMRGRRGMKDWVRHSEDRLFLPKEVLSLSSPGKPAASGPAGSPGRGRGPETMPPGPGHSHQRLLPADPEESSSYFVIGAVLYRTLGLILPPPRPPLAVTSRVMTVTVRPPTQPPAEPLITVELSYIINGTTDPHCASWDYSRADASSGDWDTESCQTLETQAAHTRCQCQHLSTFAVLAQPPKDLTLELAGSPSVPLVIGCAVSCMALLTLLAIYAAFWRFIKSERSIILLNFCLSILASNILILVGQSRVLSKGVCTMTAAFLHFFFLSSFCWVLTEAWQSYLAVIGRMRTRLVRKRFLCLGWGLPALVVAVSVGFTRTKGYGTSSYCWLSLEGGLLYAFVGPAAVIVLVNMLIGIIVFNKLMARDGISDKSKKQRAGSERCPWASLLLPCSACGAVPSPLLSSASARNAMASLWSSCVVLPLLALTWMSAVLAMTDRRSVLFQALFAVFNSAQGFVITAVHCFLRREVQDVVKCQMGVCRADESEDSPDSCKNGQLQILSDFEKDVDLACQTVLFKEVNTCNPSTITGTLSRLSLDEDEEPKSCLVGPEGGLSFSPLPGNILVPMAASPGLGEPPPPQEANPVYMCGEGGLRQLDLTWLRPEPGSEGDYMVLPRRTLSLQPGSGGGAGEEPPRARPEGTPRRAAKTLPHPEGYPSFLSVDHSGLGLGPAYGSLQNPYGMTFQPPPPTPSARQIPEPGERSRTMPRTVPGSTMKLGSLERKKLRYSDLDFEKVMHTRKRHSELYHELNQKFHTFDRYRSQSTAKEKPSPGEHPGLSQQRRHQSWSTFKSMTLGSLPPKPRERLGLHRAAAWEPAEPPDGDFQTEV, encoded by the exons ATGACCCCAGCCTGTCCCCTCTTACTATCTGTGATTCTGTCCCTGCACCTGGCCGCCGCCTTCGACCCTGCCCCCAGCGCCTGCTCCGCCCTGGCCTCGGGCGTGCTCTACGGGGCCTTCTCACTGCAGGACCTCTTCCCCACCATTGCCTCGGGCTGCTCCTGGACCCTGGAGAACCCCGACCCCACCAAGTACTCCCTCTACCTGCGCTTCAACCGCCAGGAGCAGGTGTGCGCTCACTTCGCCCCCCGTCTGCTGCCCCTGGACCACTATCTGGTCAACTTCACCTGCCTGCGGCCTAGCCCCGAGGAGGCAGCGGCAGGGGCCGGGGCCGAGGCCGAGGCGGAGGCAGAGGCGGGGCggccagaggaggaagaggaggcggcAGCGGGGCTGGAGCTGTGCGGCGGCTCGGGCCCCTTCACTTTCCTGCACTTCGACAAGAACTTCGTGCAGCTGTGCCTGTCGGCAGAGCCCTCGGAGGCCCCACGCCTGCTAGCGCCCGCCGCCCTGGCCTTCCGCTTCGTCGAGGTCTTgctcatcaacaacaacaactccAGCCAGTTCACCTGCGGTGTCCTCTGCCGCTGGAGCGAGGAGTGTGGCCGCGCGGCTGGCCGGGCCTGTGGCTTTGCCCAGCCCGGCTGCAGCTGCCCCGGGGAGGCGGGGGCCGctgccgccaccaccaccacgccTCCAGGCCCTCCTGCTGCCCACACTCTGTCCAATGCCCTGGTGCCCGGGGGCCCGGCCCCACCCGCTGAGGCCGATTTGCATTCAGGGAGCAGCAATGACCTGTTTACCACCGAGATGAGATATG GTGAGGAGCCGGAAGAGGAACCCAAGGTGAAAACCCAGTGGCCAAGGTCTGCAGATGAGCCTGGGCTATACATGGCACAGACAG TGCACGGCGTGTGGGAGgagtggggctcctggagcctgTGCTCCCGCAGCTGCGGGCGGGGGTCCCGGAGCCGGATGCGGACCTGCGTGCCCCCCCAGCACGGCGGCAAGGCCTGCGAGGGTCCCGAGCTGCAGACTAAGCTCTGCAGTATGGCTGCCTGCCCGG TGGAAGGCCAGTGGCTAGAATGGGGTCCCTGGGGCCCATGCTCCACCTCCTGTGCCAATGGGACCCAGCAGCGCAGCCGGAAGTGCAGTGTGGCAGGCCCAGCCTGGGCCACGTGTACAGGGGCACTCACAGACACCCGCGAGTGCAGCAACCTCGAATGCCCTG CCGCGGATAGCAAGTGGGGGCCGTGGAACGCATGGAGCCTGTGCTCCAAGACGTGCGACACGGGCTGGCAGCGCCGCTTTCGCATGTGCCAGGCCTCAGGTGCACAGGGCTACCCCTGTGAGGGCACTGGAGAGGAGGTGAAGCCTTGCAGCGAGAAGAGGTGTCCAG CCTTCCACGAGATGTGCAGGGACGAGTATGTGATGCTGATGACATGGAAGAAGGCAGCTGCTGGCGAGATCATTTACAACAAGTGCCCCCCTAACGCCTCAG GGTCTGCCAGCCGCCGCTGTCTCCTCAGTGCCCAAGGCGTGGCATACTGGGGTCTGCCCAGCTTCGCCCGCTGCATCTCCCACGAATACCGCTACCTGTACCTGTCT CTTCGGGAGCATCTGGCCAAGGGGCAGCGCATGCTGGCGGGCGAGGGCATGTCACAGGTGGTGCGCAGCCTGCAGGAGCTGCTGGCCCGGCGCACTTACTACAGCGGGGACCTGCTCTTCTCCGTGGACATTCTCCGGAACGTCACGGACACTTTCAAGAGGGCCACCTATGTGCCCTCGGCAGACGACGTGCAG CGCTTCTTCCAGGTGGTGAGCTTCATGGTGGACGCAGAGAACAAGGAGAAGTGGGATGACGCTCAGCAG GTATCCCCTGGCTCTGTGCACCTGCTGCGTGTCGTGGAGGACTTCATTCACCTGGTGGGCGATGCCCTCAAGGCCTTCCAGAGCTCTCTGATTGTCACAGACAACCTGG TGATCAGCATTCAGCGTGAACCGGTCTCGGCCGTGTCCAGTGACATCACATTCCCCATGCGCGGCCGCAGGGGCATGAAGGACTGGGTGCGGCACTCGGAGGACCGCCTTTTCCTACCCAAGGAGGTGCTCAGCCTCTCCTCCCcggggaagccagctgcctcTGGCCCAGCGGGCAgccctggcagggggaggggcccagAAACCATGCCCCCTGGCCCCGGCCACTCCCACCAGCGCCTCCTGCCGGCAGACCCCGAGGAGTCGTCCTCCTACTTTGTGATCGGTGCTGTGCTCTACCGCACGCTCGGCCTCATCCTGCCTCCCCCCAG acccccACTGGCCGTCACATCCAGGGTGATGACAGTGACCGTGCGGCCACCCACCCAGCCACCAGCTGAGCCCCTAATCACAGTGGAGCTCTCCTACATCATCAAC GGCACCACGGATCCCCACTGTGCCAGCTGGGACTACTCCAGAGC AGATGCCAGCTCAGGGGACTGGGACACCGAGAGCTGCCAGACGCTGGAGACACAAGCAGCCCACACTCGCTGCCAGTGCCAGCACCTGTCCACCTTTGCTGTGTTGGCCCAGCCGCCCAAGGACCtg ACCCTGGAGCTGGCAGGCTCCCCTTCAGTCCCCCTCGTGATCGGCTGTGCCGTGTCCTGCATGGCGCTGCTCACCCTCCTTGCCATCTACGCCGCCTTCTGGAG GTTCATAAAATCCGAGCGCTCCATCATCTTGCTGAACTTTTGCCTGTCCATCCTGGCTTCCAACATCCTGATCCTCGTAGGCCAGTCCCGGGTGCTGAGCAAG GGTGTCTGCACCATGACTGCCGCCTTCTTgcacttcttcttcctctcctccttctgctgGGTGCTCACGGAGGCCTGGCAGTCCTACCTGGCTGTCATTGGACGGATGCGTACCCGCCTCGTTCGCAAGCGCTTCCTCTGCCTGGGCTGGG GTCTGCCGGCcctggtggtggctgtgtctgtcgGCTTTACCCGCACCAAAGGATACGGTACATCCAGCTA CTGCTGGCTCTCCCTGGAGGGCGGCCTGCTCTATGCCTTTGTGGGCCCTGCAGCTGTCATTGTCCTG GTGAATATGCTCATTGGGATCATCGTCTTCAACAAACTCATGGCACGTGATGGCATCTCCGACAAGTCCAAGAAGCAGAGGGCCGG GTCGGAGCGGTGCCCCTGGGccagcctgctcctcccctgctcagcgTGTGGAGCGGTCCCCAGCCCCCTGCTCAGCTCAGCCTCGGCCAGGAACGCCAT GGCCTCGCTCTGGAGCTCCTGCGTGGTGCTGCCGCTGCTGGCGCTCACCTGGATGTCGGCCGTCCTGGCCATGACAGACCGGCGCTCCGTCCTCTTCCAGGCTCTCTTCGCGGTCTTCAACTCCGCGCAGGGTTTCGTCATCACTGCGGTGCACTGCTTCCTGCGCCGGGAG GTCCAGGACGTGGTGAAATGCCAGATGGGCGTGTGCCGGGCGGATGAAAGTGAAGACTCCCCGGACTCCTGTAAGAACGGGCAGCTGCAGATCCTG TCAGACTTTGAAAAGGATGTGGATCTGGCCTGTCAGACAG TTCTGTTCAAGGAGGTCAACACTTGCAACCCATCTACCATCACGGGCACACTCTCCCGCCTGTCCTTGGACGAGGATGAGGAGCCCAAGTCCTGCCTCGTGGGTCCTGAGGGCGGCCTCAGCTTCTCACCGCTGCCCGGGAATATCCTGGTGCCCATGGCGGCCtcgccagggctgggggagcccccGCCCCCGCAGGAGGCCAACCCTGTGTACATGTGTGGTGAAGGTGGCCTGCGGCAGCTGGACCTCACATGGCTGCGGCCCGAGCCGGGCTCCGAGGGGGACTACATGGTGCTGCCCCGGCGGACTCTGAGCCTGCAGCCCGGCAGCGGGGGCGGAGCTGGCGAAGAACCCCCAAGGGCCCGGCCCGAGGGCACCCCTCGGCGCGCTGCCAAGACGCTGCCCCACCCTGAAGGCTACCCCAGCTTCCTGTCTGTGGACCActcaggcctggggctgggcccTGCCTATGGGTCCCTACAGAACCCCTACGGGATGACCTTCCAGCCACCCCCACCGACGCCCAGTGCCCGCCAAATACCTGAGCCAGGGGAGCGCAGCCGGACCATGCCCCGTACTGTGCCAGGCTCCACCATGAAGCTGGGCTCCTTGGAG CGAAAGAAGTTACGATATTCAGACCTGGACTTTGAG AAGGTGATGCACACCCGGAAGCGGCACTCGGAACTCTACCACGAGCTCAACCAGAAATTCCACACTTTCGACCGTTACCGCAGCCAGTCCACAGCCAAG GAGaagcccagccctggggagcatccCGGCTTGTCCCAACAGCGGAGACACCAGAGCTGGAGCACCTTCAAGTCGATGACGTTGGGCTCGCTTCCCCCCAAGCCCCGAGAACGGCTGGGCCTGCACCGAGCAGCTGCCTGGGAGCCCGCAGAGCCACCTGATGGTGACTTCCAGACAGAGGTGTGA